The following is a genomic window from Capnocytophaga stomatis.
AACAAAGAACCTTTGTTTGGCAGAGCCAGTCACTTTATCAAACTCAAAGCCTTTGAAACAGAAGTTTTAAAAGAAGTTTTGTTGGATTTTAATCCGAATTATGAGTCTGACGACCTGTTGGCTTTTTATAGTTTTACGGGTGGTGTTGCCAAATATGTACAACTTTTTATGGATAACGGTTGGACAACCAAAAGCAAAATGATTGCAGGGATGATTGATGAAAATTCCATTTTTATCTCTGAGGGGAAAAACCTGCTTGTTGAGGAATTTGGTAAAGAGTACAGCATTTACTTTAGTATTTTGACTGCTATTTCTGAAGGGAAAAATTCTAGAAGTGAAATCGAAAATTTATTAAAAAAAGAAATTGGAGGTTATCTGACGAAAATGGAACGCAATTTTAATCTGATACGAAAAAATACGCCAATGTTTGCCAAAAGTGAAACCAAAAATGTAAAATACACTTTGGAAGATAATTTTCTAACTTTTTGGTTTCGATTTATTTATAAATACAGTCACATTATTGAAATTGGTGCATATGGGCAACTCATCAAAATCATTGAACGCGATTACACCACATTTAGCGGACAAATGCTCGAAAAATTTTTCAAAGCTCGTGCTATTGAATCGGGGCAATATACACAAATCGGTAACTTTTGGGACAGGAAAGGCGAAACGGAAATCGATTTCATAGCCGTGAATGACTTGGAAAAGACCGTTGATTTTGCAGAGATAAAACGCAAAAAAGACAATATCAACATAGAAATTCTCAAACAAAAAGTATATCAATTACTACAATTACACCCGCAATTAACCAAGTATGAGTATCGTTTTCACGCTTGGAGTTTGGAGGATTTGAAATAACCTTCAAAAGTCAACCCCGACCACTGACTTCCGAACTACGTCAAGTGTACTTATTTGATGTGATTTGTTTGTAGCACCCAAAGGCTTGCTTTGTCAAGAGCTTTATGCTTGTACCCTTGTTAGTATTGTAGTACCAAAAAAGTTTTTAAAACGTTCTGAAAAATCAAAGCAGTATCCTATAACAGGAATGGCATTTTTGAAATACCAATTGTGATTGACTTAGTAGGTTATACAATCATATTCTTTGTTTTTGAGTTGCGTTTTGCGAAATGTTTTGTCCATCCTGCTTTTTCCGCTCTCTATCTCTGAAAATTTTTAATTCGGCAATGAGAGGAAGAGCGAAGTCGTTTCACTAAAACAAGTAGTAAGCAGTGCGTTTATTTTATCATTTTCGACATTTTTTTTATTCGTATAAAGAGCCGGAATATGCGGTTGTCGTTTCGAGAGCCTAAAAGGTCTGTGTTTAGCGACTACAAGGTTTTTCAAAAAAATACAACCCCTGTTGAAAACGGGTGTGGAGATTTTTTTGAAAACCAAAGGCTTGACCTTGTGGAAGCGTTACAAACACAGAAATACCTTTGCTCTCGAGAACGAATACCCATTTCGGGTGATTACTTCATAAATAAAACAGGAGAAAATCCCATAAACAAACGCACACACCATTACTAACTAAAATGAAATGAAGTAGCCTTCCTCTGCCGAATAAAATCCAATAAAAAAACCGATACAAAAATTGTAAACAATCTCTGTATCAGTAAATACTAAAATCGAATATCTTTGATAGACAATCAACTACGTTATAATGAAGCGACTAATCGCTCACCGAAATCATTAAATTTATAAGCGATTTTTTCCATATCCCTGCTGATTTTTTCATTGGTAATTTTAGCGTAAATCTGTGTGGTTTTCAAATTTTTATGTCCCATCATTTTGCTAACACTTTCCAATGGGACACCCTCTGTAAGAAATAAGGTGCCGAAAGTATGCCTTGCCCAGTGAAAACTCAAAGGTTTTGTTTTATTAATACCTGCCTTTAAGCAGATTTCTCGTAAATGAAGATTGCAAGAGCTATTACTCGGAACAGGAAATACAAAGTCATTTTTACTGATGGATTCGTATTTATCAATGATTTTTTGAGCAATGGGAAGTAGGCGAACATTGGAAGGATTACTAGTTTTTTTTCTACGGGAAAGAATCCAACGATTGCCATCAAAAAAGGTTTGAATTTGACTCTTTTTAAGCTGTTTGATATCAATATATGAAAGTCCCGTAAAACAGCTAAACACGAACAAATCACGAACTAACTCAATTGTTTTATTTTTGAAAGACAAATTTAAAAACTGCTCAATCTCTTCTTTGAGTAAAAAACCTTTATCACGTTCCTCAACCAAAATTTCATAATTAGAAAACGGATTTTTATGAATAATTTCTTTTTCAATGGCAATATCAACCATTTTAAGAATGGGGATTACATACGCTCGTACAGAATTATTGGTCAATCCCTTATTAATTCGAAGATAAAAATCAAATTCTTTGATAAAATCCAAGGTTAATTCTCGAAAGTCTATGTCCGTTCTGTGGTATTTATATTCAATGAAGTTCGAAAGATGTTCGTAAACGATTTTATACTTGGCAAAGGTTTGTTGGCTACGAACATCTTTTGCAACCATTTTTTCAAAATCGACATTAAATTTTCTAAACAATTTTAGAAGAGAATGGTCTGTTGTGCTAATACCTAAAAAGCTGTTTTTCAGTTTTTCGGCAGTAGCAAATCCATCCGTTTTCATCAGATGGTCATATTGATTGACTAAACGAGTTTTCAGCTCTTCCAATTTGCGATTTAATGAAAGAGCTTCTTCACTCTTACCTAAGACTTTGCCGAATTTCAAATCCCATTTATTGGGAAAAATTTCGAGCTTAGTACTAAATTGGGCAATTTTACCATCAATGGTAATCCTACCCATAATGGCTACTTTTCCGTTTTTCTTAGGAGCATTTTTTTTCAGATAGAAAAGCACTTTGAAGGTTGATTTTTTTACTTGCATAACTCAACTTTTTAAATTACAAAATTAATTTCAATTGAGTTACTATACGCTATGAAAACAAGTGCAAAACACTGAAATATAGTCTTTTACTTGAAATATTTAAAACCACCATTAGGTAACGATTTAGAAACCTAACTTTGTTTTTATCCGTCAAATTACCTTATTCCTTGCTTTCCAACACTTTCCTGATAACAAACTAAACCATTTAGTATGTGTATATTACAGCTTTTTGCTTACCTTTGTCGCTTAGTTCTTTTCATCTAAGGAAAAGAACAAGTATGAAAACAAATAATGAACTTAATCACTATTTTTATCACGACAGAATAACAGAAACAAAAAAATCAAATTTTGCACCAAAATGGAATGCTTTTTGTGGTAATCCTAACCGAATTTTTAAATTATTAAGATATGAAGCTAAAATATATTCTTTTTTTGGCAATTGGTGGAGCCATTTCGGCGTGTTCCACTTCAAAAGAACAGATTTATTGGGTAAATTCGGCAAAAGCAGATTGCAATGCAGGAGCAGGAAAAGCCCAATGCTTACAAGTTTCTAAAAATGAAGACCTTAATAAGGCTCAGTGGAAATTTCTTTACACTCCGATTGAGAATTTTGTTTTCGAGGAAGGATTTTTCAAGAAAATACAAGTGAAAGAAACACAATTGGATAGCAAAAATGTTCCTGCCGATGCTTCTTCAGTAAAATATACGATGATAAAAGAGATTGAAAAACAAAAAGATATGACTTTTGAACTTGGCGGAAATTGGACTTTGGAAAAACTCGACGGTAATGCGGTAACGCAATCGCTGAAACCGAGTTTAAGCATTCATCTTCAGGAGAAAAAAATAAACGGAATTGGTGGTTGCAACAATTATTTCGGAGCCATTACTGAGCTTAGCCAAGATAAAATTCAGTTTGGCAAAGTGGGAGCGACCAAAAAAATGTGTATGGAAGACAATATCGAAATGGCGTATTTCACTGCATTGTCCGAAGTACGTACTTTCAAAATAAACGACGGAAAATTAGTTTTGTTCGATGCTTCAGGTAAAGAAAAGTTGATTTTCAGCCCTAAACAACAAGTAAATGAGCGTCTGCACGACATTTGGGGAGCTGTCCGCATCGGTGGAAAAACTATCGAAAACAAAGAAAGCGTTCCGTTGTTGGAAATCAATCTTACTGAAATGAGTATCAGCGGAAGTGATAGTTGTAATAGTTATTTTGGTCATATTGAGGAGCTTACTGAAGAAAAAATCGTTTTTGGAGATATCGGTATGACTGCCAAATTATGTTCCGAAATGGAAATCGCTCGGCAGTACAACGAAGCCATTGGCAAGGTAGCTTCCTACAAACTCGACGGACTTAATTTAACGTTTTATGACATCAATGGCAATGAGTTAGTTGCTTTTATAAAAGGGGATTAAAGTCCTCTTTTTTTGTATCCAACTGAAAACAAATTTTTAGAGGTTGTTACTTAAATACATTTTTATTTTGTGGTTGGGTGTTGATTTTGAGTTTTTTGTCGCAATTTT
Proteins encoded in this region:
- a CDS encoding META domain-containing protein codes for the protein MKLKYILFLAIGGAISACSTSKEQIYWVNSAKADCNAGAGKAQCLQVSKNEDLNKAQWKFLYTPIENFVFEEGFFKKIQVKETQLDSKNVPADASSVKYTMIKEIEKQKDMTFELGGNWTLEKLDGNAVTQSLKPSLSIHLQEKKINGIGGCNNYFGAITELSQDKIQFGKVGATKKMCMEDNIEMAYFTALSEVRTFKINDGKLVLFDASGKEKLIFSPKQQVNERLHDIWGAVRIGGKTIENKESVPLLEINLTEMSISGSDSCNSYFGHIEELTEEKIVFGDIGMTAKLCSEMEIARQYNEAIGKVASYKLDGLNLTFYDINGNELVAFIKGD
- a CDS encoding site-specific integrase — translated: MQVKKSTFKVLFYLKKNAPKKNGKVAIMGRITIDGKIAQFSTKLEIFPNKWDLKFGKVLGKSEEALSLNRKLEELKTRLVNQYDHLMKTDGFATAEKLKNSFLGISTTDHSLLKLFRKFNVDFEKMVAKDVRSQQTFAKYKIVYEHLSNFIEYKYHRTDIDFRELTLDFIKEFDFYLRINKGLTNNSVRAYVIPILKMVDIAIEKEIIHKNPFSNYEILVEERDKGFLLKEEIEQFLNLSFKNKTIELVRDLFVFSCFTGLSYIDIKQLKKSQIQTFFDGNRWILSRRKKTSNPSNVRLLPIAQKIIDKYESISKNDFVFPVPSNSSCNLHLREICLKAGINKTKPLSFHWARHTFGTLFLTEGVPLESVSKMMGHKNLKTTQIYAKITNEKISRDMEKIAYKFNDFGERLVASL
- a CDS encoding ATP-binding protein, which produces MKFYNREKEIAKLLSIAEKSKQNAQLTVVTGRRRIGKTQLLLQSCKETNFLYFFVAKKSEMLLCADFQQELSQKLSIPILGEVTSFSVLFEYVVRLSHQQNITLIIDEFQEFLVINPSIYSDLQRIWDLNKDKARLNLIVSGSVVSLMYKIFENNKEPLFGRASHFIKLKAFETEVLKEVLLDFNPNYESDDLLAFYSFTGGVAKYVQLFMDNGWTTKSKMIAGMIDENSIFISEGKNLLVEEFGKEYSIYFSILTAISEGKNSRSEIENLLKKEIGGYLTKMERNFNLIRKNTPMFAKSETKNVKYTLEDNFLTFWFRFIYKYSHIIEIGAYGQLIKIIERDYTTFSGQMLEKFFKARAIESGQYTQIGNFWDRKGETEIDFIAVNDLEKTVDFAEIKRKKDNINIEILKQKVYQLLQLHPQLTKYEYRFHAWSLEDLK